A region from the Pseudonocardia petroleophila genome encodes:
- a CDS encoding SPFH domain-containing protein — MDPLLIVGLLFLALVVVSVVKAVQIIPQATAAVIERLGRFKGTADPGLVFLVPFVDKVRERIDLREQVVSFPPQPVITQDNLTVNIDTVVYYTVTDPKAAVYEISDYILGVEQITTTTLRNVVGGMSLEGTLTSRDEINTVLRGELDDATGRWGIRVGRVEIKAIDPPASIQESMERQMKADREKRAMILTAEGQRESAIRSAEGQKQSQILLAEGAKQAAIMDAEAERQSAILRAQGERAAKYLEAQGEAAAIEKVFAAIKAGRPTPELLAYKYLETLPEMAQGEANKVWMVPSDFGKALEGFTRMLGAPGEDGVFRFTPSELEDTATTTRPQDDEESMKHWFDTSTNPEIAKVVADAEAEARREVPALGATTGVPARPAAQEPAAIPPHLPPPARISANGGAEHESSVPTPPRGIPRVEKDSPVRPGYPSPPPES; from the coding sequence ATGGATCCCCTGTTGATCGTCGGGCTGCTGTTCCTGGCACTCGTCGTTGTCTCGGTCGTCAAGGCGGTGCAGATCATCCCGCAGGCCACGGCCGCGGTGATCGAGCGCCTGGGCCGCTTCAAGGGCACGGCCGACCCCGGGCTGGTGTTCCTCGTCCCGTTCGTCGACAAGGTGCGCGAGCGCATCGACCTGCGCGAACAGGTGGTGTCGTTCCCGCCGCAGCCCGTGATCACCCAGGACAACCTGACGGTCAACATCGACACCGTCGTCTACTACACCGTGACCGACCCCAAGGCCGCGGTCTACGAGATCTCCGACTACATCCTCGGCGTCGAGCAGATCACCACGACCACGCTGCGCAACGTCGTCGGCGGCATGAGCCTGGAGGGCACGCTCACCTCGCGCGACGAGATCAACACCGTGCTGCGCGGCGAGCTCGACGACGCCACCGGCCGCTGGGGCATCCGCGTCGGCCGCGTGGAGATCAAGGCGATCGACCCGCCCGCCTCCATCCAGGAGTCGATGGAGCGGCAGATGAAGGCCGACCGCGAGAAGCGCGCCATGATCCTCACCGCCGAGGGCCAGCGGGAGTCGGCGATCCGCAGCGCCGAGGGCCAGAAGCAGAGCCAGATCCTGCTGGCCGAGGGCGCGAAGCAGGCCGCGATCATGGACGCCGAGGCCGAGCGGCAGTCGGCGATCCTGCGGGCGCAGGGCGAGCGGGCCGCGAAGTACCTGGAGGCGCAGGGCGAGGCGGCGGCCATCGAGAAGGTGTTCGCCGCGATCAAGGCCGGGCGCCCCACCCCGGAGCTGCTCGCCTACAAGTACCTCGAGACGCTGCCGGAGATGGCGCAGGGCGAGGCCAACAAGGTCTGGATGGTGCCCAGCGACTTCGGCAAGGCGCTGGAGGGCTTCACCCGCATGCTCGGCGCGCCCGGCGAGGACGGCGTCTTCCGGTTCACCCCGTCCGAGCTGGAGGACACGGCCACCACGACCCGTCCCCAGGACGACGAGGAGTCGATGAAGCACTGGTTCGACACCTCCACCAACCCGGAGATCGCGAAGGTCGTCGCCGACGCCGAGGCCGAGGCGCGCCGGGAGGTCCCGGCGCTGGGGGCGACCACCGGGGTCCCGGCCCGGCCCGCGGCGCAGGAGCCGGCGGCCATCCCGCCGCACCTGCCCCCGCCCGCCCGGATCTCCGCCAACGGCGGCGCGGAGCACGAGAGCTCCGTGCCCACCCCGCCCCGCGGGATCCCGCGCGTGGAGAAGGACTCCCCGGTCCGTCCCGGCTACCCGTCCCCGCCGCCGGAGTCGTGA
- a CDS encoding energy-coupling factor ABC transporter ATP-binding protein has translation MTTSTTTTSLAVSGLGFAYPDGHRALHGVDLRIGRGERVALLGPNGAGKTTLVLHLNGILTAGTGSVAVGGLPVVKDNLREIRRRVGIVFQDPDDQLFMPTVGEDVAFGPANFGVTGDALRVRVRTALDRVGMAEHADRSPLHLSGGQRRRVALATVLACEPEILVLDEPSSNLDPTARRELAEVLLDLDVTMLMVTHDLPYALQLCPRSVVLDDGEVVADGPTRELLADPEMLARHRLELPFGFSLT, from the coding sequence GTGACGACCTCCACCACGACCACGTCGCTGGCCGTGTCCGGGCTCGGCTTCGCCTACCCTGACGGCCACCGCGCCCTGCACGGCGTCGACCTGCGGATCGGGCGCGGCGAGCGCGTCGCGCTGCTCGGGCCCAACGGGGCGGGCAAGACCACGCTCGTGCTGCACCTCAACGGCATCCTCACCGCGGGGACGGGCAGCGTCGCCGTCGGCGGGCTCCCGGTCGTGAAGGACAACCTCCGCGAGATCCGGCGCCGCGTCGGCATCGTCTTCCAGGACCCCGACGACCAGCTCTTCATGCCCACCGTCGGCGAGGACGTCGCGTTCGGGCCGGCCAACTTCGGCGTGACCGGCGACGCGCTGCGCGTGCGGGTGCGCACCGCGCTGGACCGCGTCGGCATGGCCGAGCACGCCGACCGCTCGCCGCTGCACCTGTCCGGGGGCCAGCGCCGGCGCGTCGCGCTGGCCACCGTGCTGGCCTGCGAGCCGGAGATCCTCGTCCTCGACGAGCCCTCGTCCAACCTGGACCCGACGGCGCGGCGCGAGCTGGCCGAGGTGCTGCTCGACCTCGACGTCACGATGCTGATGGTGACCCACGACCTGCCCTACGCCCTGCAGCTGTGCCCGCGCAGCGTGGTGCTCGACGACGGCGAGGTCGTGGCCGACGGCCCCACCCGCGAGCTGCTCGCCGACCCGGAGATGCTGGCGCGCCACCGCCTGGAGCTGCCGTTCGGGTTCAGCCTGACCTGA
- the cbiQ gene encoding cobalt ECF transporter T component CbiQ produces the protein MGAGHSHPLYLSGTSPVHRLPAEVKIVAAFLGVVCVVITPREAFAVFGGYLLLLAAVWAVARIPAGWIAVRSLIEAPFVVLAVLLPFTGPAPYVELVGLTLSEPGLLGAWNILVKGTLGVLTSLTLAATTPLRDLLLGLQRLRAPSLVVTIATLMLRYVDVIAGEARRMRLARISRGHDPRFLWQVGATARGIGALFIRSYERGERVHLAMLSRGWAGEMPRLDDAVTTRRTWLVGLSPVVVAAALAVTGLVTA, from the coding sequence GTGGGCGCCGGCCACTCCCATCCGCTGTACCTGAGCGGCACCTCGCCGGTGCACCGGCTGCCCGCCGAGGTGAAGATCGTCGCGGCGTTCCTGGGCGTCGTCTGCGTGGTGATCACCCCGCGCGAGGCGTTCGCGGTGTTCGGCGGCTACCTGCTGCTGCTCGCCGCGGTCTGGGCGGTCGCCCGCATCCCGGCCGGCTGGATCGCGGTGCGCTCGCTGATCGAGGCGCCGTTCGTCGTGCTGGCGGTCCTGCTGCCGTTCACCGGCCCGGCGCCGTACGTCGAGCTGGTCGGGCTGACGCTGTCCGAGCCCGGCCTGCTCGGGGCGTGGAACATCCTGGTCAAGGGCACGCTCGGCGTCCTGACCTCGCTCACCCTCGCCGCCACCACGCCGCTGCGCGACCTGCTGCTGGGCCTGCAGCGGTTGCGGGCCCCGTCGCTGGTCGTCACGATCGCCACCCTCATGCTCCGCTACGTCGACGTCATCGCCGGGGAGGCCCGCCGCATGCGCCTGGCCCGCATCTCCCGCGGCCACGACCCGCGCTTCCTGTGGCAGGTCGGGGCGACCGCCCGCGGGATCGGCGCGCTGTTCATCCGGTCCTACGAGCGCGGCGAGCGGGTGCACCTCGCGATGCTCTCCCGCGGCTGGGCCGGGGAGATGCCCCGCCTCGACGACGCCGTCACCACCCGCCGCACCTGGCTGGTCGGCCTGTCGCCCGTGGTCGTCGCCGCGGCCCTCGCGGTGACCGGCCTGGTGACGGCGTGA
- a CDS encoding PDGLE domain-containing protein, with amino-acid sequence MTTPTRSRTRFFAGFLLVALLIAGGLSYFASPDPDGLDSVTLSGCTLDDAGEPVGGTCIAQNAEEHRLSGSPLADYAIGGSEGSVGAAGIVGVVVTLVVAGGLFWVLRTRSPK; translated from the coding sequence GTGACCACCCCGACCCGGTCCCGGACCCGCTTCTTCGCCGGGTTCCTGCTCGTCGCGCTGCTGATCGCGGGCGGGCTGTCCTACTTCGCCAGCCCCGATCCCGACGGGCTGGACAGCGTCACCCTGTCCGGCTGCACCCTGGACGACGCGGGCGAACCGGTGGGCGGCACCTGCATCGCGCAGAACGCGGAGGAGCACCGGCTGTCGGGCAGCCCGCTGGCCGACTACGCGATCGGCGGGAGCGAGGGCAGCGTCGGCGCCGCCGGGATCGTCGGGGTGGTCGTCACCCTGGTCGTCGCGGGCGGGCTGTTCTGGGTCCTGCGCACGCGCAGCCCGAAGTAG
- a CDS encoding energy-coupling factor ABC transporter permease, which yields MHMSDGLVSPPTALLFGVIAAIGLAIAATRARSDLDDRTAPMAGLVTAFVFAVQMINFPILPGASGHLLGGALVAILVGPWVGSMCIAIVLVVQAVLFADGGLTALGTNITNMALVGVFTGHLVALALRRFATRSRAGLLATAFVAALLNTVVAALAFVGEYAIGGAGGASLGTVFALMLGFHVLIGVGEGVITAATVGAVASVRPDLVHLLRTAPATTERSLS from the coding sequence ATGCACATGAGCGACGGGCTGGTCAGCCCGCCCACGGCCCTGCTGTTCGGGGTGATCGCCGCGATCGGTCTCGCGATCGCGGCGACCCGGGCCCGCAGCGACCTCGACGATCGCACGGCCCCGATGGCCGGGCTGGTCACGGCGTTCGTCTTCGCCGTCCAGATGATCAACTTCCCGATCCTGCCCGGGGCGTCGGGGCACCTGCTCGGCGGCGCGCTCGTCGCGATCCTCGTCGGCCCGTGGGTCGGGTCGATGTGCATCGCCATCGTCCTGGTCGTGCAGGCGGTCCTGTTCGCCGACGGCGGGCTGACGGCGCTGGGCACCAACATCACCAACATGGCGCTGGTCGGGGTGTTCACCGGCCACCTCGTCGCGCTCGCGCTGCGCCGCTTCGCCACCCGCAGCCGGGCTGGCCTGCTGGCCACCGCGTTCGTCGCGGCCCTGCTCAACACGGTCGTCGCCGCACTCGCCTTCGTCGGCGAGTACGCCATCGGCGGGGCCGGGGGCGCCTCGCTGGGCACGGTGTTCGCCCTGATGCTCGGCTTCCACGTGCTCATCGGCGTCGGCGAGGGCGTGATCACCGCGGCCACCGTCGGCGCGGTCGCCTCCGTGCGGCCCGATCTCGTGCACCTGCTGCGCACCGCACCCGCCACCACCGAGAGGAGCCTGTCGTGA
- a CDS encoding NAD-dependent succinate-semialdehyde dehydrogenase has protein sequence MTNPTDEARVLDAVPTGLFIGGSWRPAASGATLAVDDPATGKTLVEVSDAGPEDGLDALAAAAAAQSSFAAMAPRARGDILRRAFELLMERIDDLALLMTLEMGKPLAEAKGEITYAAEFFRWFSEEAVRIDGGYAVAPAGNSRFLVMKQPVGVCLFITPWNFPMAMGTRKIGPAIAAGCAMVIKPSELTPLSMHALAAILAEAGLPDGVLNVVTTSNAGAVMEPLIRDGRARKLSFTGSTAVGKKLLEQASEKVLRTSMELGGNAPLIVFGDADLDKAVEGAMAAKMRNMGEACTAANRFLVHRSVADAFADKLAARMGSLVVGRGTEDGVQVGPLVNAKGREKVETLVRDALDKGAEVRIGADPSDGPGHFYPPTVLTGVPLEARLTHEEIFGPVAAITVFDEEDEAVAAANDTEFGLVSYLFTEDLTRALRVSERLEAGMIGLNTGLVSNPAAPFGGIKQSGLGREGGRVGIDEFLETKYVGIAFGG, from the coding sequence ATGACGAATCCGACCGACGAAGCCCGGGTGCTCGACGCCGTCCCCACCGGCCTGTTCATCGGCGGGTCCTGGCGTCCGGCCGCGTCCGGCGCCACCCTCGCCGTCGACGACCCGGCCACCGGGAAGACGCTCGTCGAGGTGTCCGACGCGGGTCCCGAGGACGGCCTCGACGCCCTCGCGGCCGCCGCGGCGGCCCAGTCGTCGTTCGCCGCGATGGCGCCGCGGGCGCGCGGGGACATCCTGCGCCGCGCCTTCGAGCTGCTGATGGAGCGCATCGACGACCTCGCGCTGCTGATGACCCTGGAGATGGGCAAGCCGCTGGCCGAGGCGAAGGGCGAGATCACCTACGCCGCGGAGTTCTTCCGCTGGTTCTCCGAGGAGGCCGTGCGCATCGACGGCGGCTACGCGGTCGCCCCGGCGGGCAACAGCCGGTTCCTGGTGATGAAGCAGCCGGTCGGGGTGTGCCTGTTCATCACGCCGTGGAACTTCCCGATGGCGATGGGCACCCGCAAGATCGGGCCCGCGATCGCGGCCGGCTGCGCGATGGTGATCAAGCCCTCGGAGCTGACGCCGCTGTCGATGCACGCGCTCGCCGCGATCCTCGCCGAGGCCGGCCTGCCCGACGGCGTGCTCAACGTCGTCACGACGTCGAACGCCGGCGCGGTGATGGAGCCCCTGATCCGCGACGGCCGCGCGCGCAAGCTGTCGTTCACCGGCTCGACCGCGGTGGGCAAGAAGCTGCTGGAGCAGGCCTCGGAGAAGGTGCTGCGGACGTCGATGGAGCTCGGGGGCAACGCCCCGCTGATCGTGTTCGGCGACGCCGACCTGGACAAGGCCGTCGAGGGCGCGATGGCCGCGAAGATGCGCAACATGGGAGAGGCCTGCACCGCGGCCAACCGGTTCCTGGTGCACCGCTCCGTCGCCGACGCCTTCGCCGACAAGCTCGCCGCCCGGATGGGTTCGCTGGTCGTCGGCCGCGGCACCGAGGACGGCGTGCAGGTCGGCCCGCTGGTCAACGCGAAGGGCCGCGAGAAGGTCGAGACCCTGGTGCGCGACGCCCTCGACAAGGGCGCCGAGGTGAGGATCGGCGCCGACCCGTCCGACGGCCCGGGGCACTTCTACCCGCCCACGGTCCTCACCGGGGTGCCGCTGGAGGCGCGGCTGACCCACGAGGAGATCTTCGGGCCGGTCGCCGCGATCACCGTGTTCGACGAGGAGGACGAGGCCGTCGCCGCGGCGAACGACACCGAGTTCGGCCTGGTCAGCTACCTGTTCACCGAGGACCTGACGCGCGCGCTGCGGGTCAGCGAGCGGCTGGAGGCGGGCATGATCGGGCTCAACACCGGGCTGGTGTCGAACCCGGCCGCCCCGTTCGGCGGCATCAAGCAGTCCGGGCTGGGCCGCGAGGGCGGGCGGGTCGGCATCGACGAGTTCCTGGAGACCAAGTACGTCGGGATCGCCTTCGGGGGGTGA
- a CDS encoding acyl-CoA dehydrogenase family protein gives MTSTLSRLPALVPPPTELPPRAAALRAEVRAFLAEERAAGAWTPRADVWLSGWDERFTQELGRRGWLGMTIPVEYGGHGLGALDRYVVTEELLAAGAPVAAHWVADRQIGPTLMRFGTEEQRRRYLPRIAAGECYFGIGMSEPDAGSDLAAVRTRAVQVDGGWELTGTKVWTSGAHHAHAFFALARSAPKDDANRHAGLSQFIVDLDSPGVQIRPIPLLTGAHHFNEVVFDRVFVPDGQVLGELGAGWAQVTGELAFERSGPERFLSTFPLLTALLGELAGTSGTEREVGRIVSRLWTLRRMSLAVAGSLESGEAPELAAAVVKDLGTRFENEIVDAARTLVAVPPDPGAESGFARLLADAVLHAPGFTLRGGTNEVLRGIVARGMGLR, from the coding sequence GTGACGTCCACGTTGAGCCGGTTGCCGGCGCTGGTCCCGCCCCCCACCGAGCTGCCGCCCCGCGCCGCCGCGCTGCGGGCCGAGGTCCGGGCCTTCCTCGCCGAGGAGCGCGCCGCCGGGGCCTGGACCCCGCGCGCCGACGTCTGGCTCTCCGGCTGGGACGAGCGGTTCACCCAGGAGCTGGGCAGGCGCGGCTGGCTCGGCATGACGATCCCCGTCGAGTACGGCGGGCACGGCCTCGGCGCGCTGGACCGCTACGTCGTCACCGAGGAGCTGCTCGCGGCGGGCGCCCCCGTCGCCGCGCACTGGGTGGCCGACCGGCAGATCGGCCCGACGCTGATGCGGTTCGGCACCGAGGAGCAGCGGCGGCGCTACCTGCCGCGGATCGCCGCGGGCGAGTGCTACTTCGGCATCGGGATGAGCGAGCCCGACGCCGGGTCCGACCTCGCCGCCGTCCGGACCAGGGCGGTGCAGGTCGACGGCGGGTGGGAGCTGACGGGCACCAAGGTCTGGACGTCCGGCGCGCACCACGCGCACGCCTTCTTCGCCCTCGCCCGCTCCGCCCCGAAGGACGACGCGAACCGGCACGCCGGGCTGAGCCAGTTCATCGTCGACCTCGACTCGCCGGGCGTGCAGATCCGCCCGATCCCGCTGCTCACCGGCGCGCACCACTTCAACGAGGTCGTGTTCGACCGCGTGTTCGTCCCCGACGGCCAGGTGCTCGGCGAGCTGGGGGCCGGCTGGGCGCAGGTCACGGGGGAGCTCGCCTTCGAGCGCAGCGGCCCCGAACGGTTCCTGTCGACGTTCCCGCTGCTCACCGCGCTGCTCGGCGAGCTGGCCGGCACGTCGGGGACCGAGCGCGAGGTCGGCCGGATCGTGTCGCGGCTGTGGACGCTGCGGCGCATGTCGCTCGCGGTGGCCGGGTCGCTGGAGTCCGGGGAGGCGCCGGAGCTGGCGGCCGCCGTCGTCAAGGACCTGGGCACCCGCTTCGAGAACGAGATCGTCGACGCGGCGCGCACGCTGGTGGCGGTCCCACCGGATCCCGGCGCGGAGTCCGGGTTCGCCCGGCTGCTCGCCGACGCCGTGCTGCACGCCCCCGGCTTCACGCTGCGGGGCGGGACCAACGAGGTGCTGCGCGGCATCGTCGCGCGCGGGATGGGGCTGCGCTGA
- a CDS encoding acyl-CoA dehydrogenase family protein — protein sequence MSDVLDLAESVLAGSASAGTDLDGALWTALEETGLARLTLPEAAGGSEASFADAAEVLQAAGAHAARVPLVETDLLAGWLLHSHGLEVPDGPLTAVAADLAVDGTAVRGALERVPWARGVSAVVVLTPSHVVLLPVDGLAVTDGANLAEEPRDRVVVDGADAVVAPVAEGAAAEFRLRAALGRAQLLAGAARGALARTVQYAGERVQFGRPIGKFQAVQQQLALAASEVAASGAAASAAAAAADRDGFGAASAAFAVAAAKARTGEAAGEVARIAHQVHGAIGFTREHDLRLLTTRLWAWRDEDGSDARWQAELGATVLAAGPDALWPLVTGTP from the coding sequence ATGAGCGACGTACTGGACCTCGCCGAGTCCGTGCTCGCCGGATCCGCCTCCGCGGGGACCGACCTGGACGGTGCGCTCTGGACGGCGCTGGAGGAGACCGGGCTGGCCCGGCTCACGCTGCCCGAGGCGGCCGGGGGCAGCGAGGCGTCCTTCGCCGACGCCGCCGAGGTGCTGCAGGCCGCAGGGGCGCACGCGGCGCGCGTCCCCCTCGTCGAGACCGACCTGCTGGCCGGGTGGCTGCTGCACTCCCACGGCCTCGAGGTGCCCGACGGCCCGCTCACCGCGGTGGCCGCCGACCTCGCGGTGGACGGCACGGCCGTCCGGGGTGCCCTGGAGCGCGTGCCGTGGGCCCGCGGGGTGTCGGCGGTCGTCGTCCTGACGCCGTCGCACGTGGTGCTGCTGCCCGTCGACGGGCTCGCGGTCACCGACGGCGCGAACCTCGCCGAGGAGCCGCGCGACCGGGTCGTCGTCGACGGGGCGGACGCGGTCGTCGCACCCGTCGCGGAGGGGGCGGCCGCGGAGTTCCGGCTGCGCGCCGCGCTGGGCCGCGCCCAGCTCCTCGCCGGGGCCGCGCGCGGGGCACTGGCCCGGACCGTGCAGTACGCGGGGGAGCGGGTCCAGTTCGGGCGCCCGATCGGCAAGTTCCAGGCGGTGCAGCAGCAGCTCGCACTGGCCGCGTCGGAGGTGGCGGCGTCGGGTGCGGCGGCCTCGGCCGCGGCGGCCGCCGCCGACCGCGACGGGTTCGGTGCCGCGTCCGCCGCGTTCGCCGTGGCCGCGGCCAAGGCGCGCACCGGCGAGGCGGCGGGGGAGGTCGCGCGGATCGCCCACCAGGTGCACGGGGCGATCGGCTTCACCCGCGAGCACGACCTGCGGCTGCTCACCACGCGGCTGTGGGCGTGGCGCGACGAGGACGGCTCCGACGCCCGGTGGCAGGCCGAGCTGGGCGCCACCGTGCTCGCGGCGGGCCCCGACGCGCTGTGGCCGCTGGTCACCGGCACGCCGTAG